CATGCAATTATATGAGATATCATACacatacaataatttatatattttttaatttatatttctctCTATTCTATCATTTGTTACATTTAATTTGAAACTTCTCTCTCTTGGTTGTAAAACTTGTAATCCTCCAAAATTGTATTGGGagactaaaaatatttcataaatttaagggataaaaaagaataaatttttaattgggagactaaaatcaaaaatatatattttaaacttaataacctaattttaataactttaaatGTATAACTTATAATACTATTTTAAACAAGtaagaatatattattaacagATACACAcatctatatatatgcatataatcATTCATACATAGTCTAAACTACTACCTTTTACACATAATTCATCCTCTGCAAAGGACTATACTGCTTAAGAGTTCAATGCATGAGACATGCAAAAGAACATGTGTATGCTCTAATAACTTTACTAGAAATTTTGACAAGCGAATAATCAAAAGGGTGTAATAAAAGTTTCCAGTTTACAAAGTAAAATCAGAAGGCAAAAGAGAAATaaggaaacaaagacacaaatgAAAACGCAGTAAATGAAGGATAAATGTACCAGCAAAGAAAATGTGTATTTCATTATTTCTTGAAAGGGATGGAAGTGAATAATATCTTCAGACCCTTCTAAATTGACATAGAGGATTTAGAGGGTAATCATTCATAGATCTTTTACAGTAATTAGCAAGATTGAAATGAATTAATCATGATGAACAGACCATCACATCGCATGTACAGAATCTTCGTTCACAGCTTGACAAGTGCAAACCAGAGATAAGAGGAGACTCTGAAGGACCAAAGCTGCAGTATATCATGCAGTTTGAGATCATTCTGAAGCACAATTTGGTTCCATCCATTGGTCAAGTTGTAGAAGCAGCTTCTTGAACCCTTCATGAAACACATGTTGCAGTCTCTAAGAGAAGGATCCAACACAATGACGTGCATGCCAGCAAGCATTTTGTTTTCCTCTAGAAAGGACTCCTCCTTTTGTGTCAAAAAATTGTTGGCAATCTTGATAGAGAAGCAGGCATGGTTTTGGTTTGGATTCAAGTCTGACTCATAGAGTTTCTTCTGCATCACCAACTTCACCTCACATCCCttcatttcttgaatcttttctTTAAATGGACTTGGCAATTCATCACTGC
The genomic region above belongs to Glycine max cultivar Williams 82 chromosome 14, Glycine_max_v4.0, whole genome shotgun sequence and contains:
- the LOC102668896 gene encoding putative B3 domain-containing protein At3g49610, producing MAIEKKNSRGAAKKEFDSVDMRLRKAFRAWLAQEQQKNPQLFSFLEDDDTEILKSLLRRKDKRKREEEGTSMKCASSSSDELPSPFKEKIQEMKGCEVKLVMQKKLYESDLNPNQNHACFSIKIANNFLTQKEESFLEENKMLAGMHVIVLDPSLRDCNMCFMKGSRSCFYNLTNGWNQIVLQNDLKLHDILQLWSFRVSSYLWFALVKL